The window GAAAGCTTGCTCCTGGGCGTCGTTCCGTAGGCTGCCGGGCTGGTCGGCCTCGGCAAAGTGGGTCATCAGGCCGGTGAGCCGGAGGGTCCGGTCGGCGCGCAGCCGGTCGAAGGCCGTCGGCAATTCGTCGAGGCTCAGGCCCAAACGGTTCATGCCGGTGTCGACTTTGAGGTGAAGGGGCTGGCGGCGCCCTCGAGCGGTGCGCGCTGCGGACCACAGATCGAGCTGGTCAAGGCTCGACACGGTCGGCGTCAAACCATAGCGCCGGTAGAGCGGGAGCTGGCTCGGCTGGGCCGTGCCGAGCACCAGGATCGGGCAAGAGACGCCGGCTCGCCGCAGTTCGGCCCCTTCTTCCAGCAGGGCAACGGCAATCCACTCGACGCCTTGCGCTTCGAGCAGCTGCCCAACCCGCGCCGCGCCGTGGCCATAGGCGTCAGCTTTGAGCACCGCCATCACCCGCGCCGGTGCGATGCGGCGGCGCAGGGCGGCGAGATTGGCGGCCAGGGCATCGAGATCCACCTCCACCCAGGCCGGCCGCAAGGCGGCGGTAAGAGAGCTACCGGTGGGTTCGGGCTCGGTCTCCGGATCGGCCACGGCCGGTGCCTCAGGGGGGTGGAACCTGGGAGTCGAAACCATGCCGGTCCATGTTGTGGAAGGTGGTGGTCTCCCCCTGGAACACCATTTCGACGACGCCCGTCTCGCCGTTACGATGCTTGGAGATGATCAGCTCGGCGAGGCCTTTGACCTCTTCGTCTTCGGGGTTGTAAACCTCGTCGCGGTAGACGAAGGCGACGATGTCCGCATCCTGCTCGATCGAGCCGCTCTCGCGCAGATCGGCGAGCTGCGGCCGGTGGTCGCCGCCGCGCCGCTCCGGCTGTCGGGAGAGCTGCGATAGGGCGATGACCGGAATCTCCAGCTCCTTGGCGAGCTGCTTCATGCCGCGGCTGATGGCGGCGATCTCGAGGTTGCGATTCTCGTAGCGTCCGCCGGCCTGCATGAGCTGCAGGTAGTCGAGGATCACCAGGTCCAGGCCCTTCTCGGCTTTCAGGCGCCGGGCTTTGGAGGACAGCTCCAACAGCGAGGGATTCGGCGAGTCGTCGATGTAGAGCGGAGCGCCGCCGGTCTCCCGCACCGTCTTGATGATGCGGCTCCACTGGTTCTGCGATAGGTGCCCCCGGCGCAGGCTGGAGAAGGCGACGTCCGCCAGGGAGCAGAGCACGCGCAGGGCGAGTTCTTGCTGCGACATCTCGAGGCTAAACACCGCCACCCCGCGCCTCTCCCGCACGGCGACGTGCTGCGCCACATTGAGGGCGAAGCTGGTCTTGCCCATGCCCGGCCGGCCGGCGATGATGATCAGGTTGCCGCGGTTCAGGCCGTGGGTGATGCGATCGAGGTCGACGAAACCCGTCGGTAGGCCGATCAGGGTGCTGCCGGGCCGCTCCTCCAGGTCTTCGAGGGTCTGATGGAAGATCTCGCCGATCGACGCGAAGCCCCGCTGGATCGCCTCCTCGCCCAACCCGAGCACCGCCTGCTCCGCTTTGCCGAGGGCCTCCCGCGCCTCGAGGCCGCCGTCCAGGCAGTCACGGATGATCTCGCCGGAGGCCTGGATCAGCCGCCGCCGGATGGAGCGCTCCTTGACGATCTCGACATAGGTTTCGGTGCGCCCGAGGTCCGGTAGGTCGAGGTCGAGGCTGGAGAGGTAGGCCAGCCCGCCGACCCGCTCCAGCTCCGCCCGCTGCTCCAGACGGGCCTGCAGAGTGCGCAAATCGACCGTCGTCTGCTCGTCCGTCAGGTCCACCATCGCCTGGAAGATGAACTGATTGCGCTCGAAATAGAAGTCCTCCGCCCGCAGCCGCCCGGAGATCGTCGGCAGGATGCGGGGATCGATCAAAACCGCCGCCAGTACCGCGCGTTCGGACTCTTCGCTGTGAGGGAGGCTCTTGGGAGCCTGCATGGTGTCGAGCATCGCCGGGATTGTACCCCCTCCGGGAATGCAGGCGGGGCCTGTCCACTGGTTTGCCACCGGAACACCCTAATTCCGACACGGAATTCTCGAATGTGGACCGGACCACTTGAAAAAGAGATTTTGATCGGTCAAAATATATGAAGTGTTGAGTCAAAACCACTGATCCGAGGACAACCAAAATGAAGTGGCTGACATACATTCTTTCGATCTTGTCGCTGCTGGCGCTGCCCTGCGTAGCCCATGGACAGTGTGCCTTTGAGGCCACCGTGGTCGATGGCGATCGGGAGCCCGTTCCGGGAGCCATCGTGCATCTGTTGGGCGACGGCCAGCAACTCACCGCTGACGGCAGCGGTCGGGTCTGCGCGCAGGACGTTTCCATCGGCCGGCAGACCTTGCTGGTGGTGGCTGACGGTTTCTCCGTTCTCGACGCGCTCGTCACCAAGCGAGATGAGCCGTTGCTGATGACGCTACAACTGACTCCGGCCTTCGGCGAAGAGCTGGTGGTCACCGGTACACGCACCGCCAAGCGTCTGGCGGATACACCGGTTCATGTCCAGCAGATCGACCGGGAAGCCATCGAGCGGTCCGCCTCCCGAACCCTTGCCGACGCCATCGAACTGACGCCGGGCGTGCGGATCGAGAGCAACTGCCAGAACTGTAATTTCTCGCAGGTGCGCATGCTCGGCCTGGAGGGGCCCTACTCTCAGATCTTGGTCGACGGCCAGCCCACGGTCTCGTCTCTCGCCTTGGTGTACGGCGTCGAGCAGTTCCCAGCCAGTGCCCTCGAATCCATTGAGGTGGTCAAAGGCGGCGGTGCCGCCATCTATGGAGCCGGTGCGGTTGGCGGAGTCATCAACCTGATTCCCCACTCACCTTTGGATACCCACTTGACCGTCGAGGGGCGAAGTCTTCGAACCGGCGGTGAGGCCGGCTACAGCTTTTCGGCCATCGGCGACTACAGTCCGCGCGGCAAACGCACGGGGATATCGTTGATCGCGCAACGCGACCAAGTCGACCCTGCAGACCGAGACGGCGACGGTTTCAGCGAGGTGACGAGCCGCGAGCTGACGACCCTTGGCCTGCGCGCCGAGCACTATCTATTCGCCGATCAAGCGCGCGTCTCCGGTGAGTTCAACTGGACGGAAGCAAATCGCAGGGGCGGCGATCTGCTGCGCTTCGGCCTGCGGCCTGACGAAACCGCCCTCACCGAAGCGATCGACACCGAGCGCCTAGGTCTGTCGATTGGCCTTCTGCACACGGTCTCGTCGCGCTTCGACTACCGAATGGCGGCATCCTTCGCAGACACTTCCCGGGACTCCTACTACGGAGCGGGCTTCGATCCCAACGCCTACGGCACGACCGAAAACCCGCTGTGGATCACGGATTCACAGGCCAATCTCTATCATCCGCGGGGCACCTACAGCTTCGGCGCCAGTTTCAGCCGGGACGAGACCGACGACCGCCAGCCGGGATACGACCGCATTCTGCGGGAAACCCACACCAACCTCGGAGTCTTCCTCCAGGACGACCGCACGATCGGCGACAAGGTCACCGTGGTATACGGGGTGCGAGCCGACGACCACTCGGCGCTACCGGATCCGGTGGTGCTACCGCGGGTCGCCGCGATGATCGCGCCGCGAGACGACGTGACCGTCCGCTTCTCGTTCGCCCAGGGCTTTCGGGCTCCGGTCACCTTCGACGAGGACCTGCACATCGAGCTGGCGGGCGGCGCGGCGCGGGTGATCCGCCAAGGCGAAGGGTTGGTCGAAGAGCGTTCGAACGCCTTTCTGGGTTCTCTCGAATGGCGTCCGACCTTTGGCCGGAAGGGCAGCGCTTCGATCGAACTCGCGGCCTTTCGCACCGATCTCGACGATCTTTTCGACGTCATCGACGCCGACGACCCGGCGACCGAGCAGCGCGAGTTCCTGCGGGTCAACGCGGAGGGCGCGACAGTCGAAGGGATGGAGCTGACGGTCGCGCTGCGCTGGGGGTCGAACCTGGCGCTGCAGGCGGGATACGCCACGCAGAGTTCGCGCTTCGATGTTCCTGAACCGGACTTCGGTAGCCGCGAGTTTTTCCGGTCGCCGGATCACTACGGCACCTTCAGCCTCCAGACCGGTTTGCCGGCGGCGATCGATCTGTTCTTCGCCGCCCGCTACACCGGTGAAATGGTGGCGCCGCACTATGCGGGCTTCATCGACGAGGACCGCCTCGAGAGGACCCCGTCATTCCTCGAGCTCGACGTCAACCTGTCGCGCGACTTCGAGATCGCCGGCCGCACCCTCACCCTCACCGCCGGGGCCAAGAATCTGACCGATGAGTACCAGGAGGATCTGGATCGGGGACCGGACCGCGACTCCAATTACGTTTACGGTCCGCGTCTGCCTCGGACCTACCAGGTGGGCTTGCGGTGGAAGCTCTGACCCATGCCGTGGTCCTCGCCGTTGCCGGCTTGTTGGGCACACCGGCGGCGATGGGTGCGTCGGAGGCGACGGATCCCTCGATCTGGCAGGCCGAAGAATGGACCGACCTCGAAGGCTACTCGTGGACGGCGAGTGAGCTGGAAGGCCGGGTCGTTCTGCTCGATTTTTGGGCCACCTGGTGCCCTCCCTGCTTGGCGGAGCTGCCGCAACTGCGGGCACTGCACGAAGATCGTCAGGACGACGGTCTGTTGATCGTGGGAATCGCTCTCGATGCGATCGATCGGCGCGGACTGCGCTCGTTCCTGTTGCGCCACGGCATCGAATGGCCGCAGGTTCATCGCCCGGACGGCCTTCGATCCGAGGTGGCAAGGCGCTTCGGCGTCGATGCCCTACCGGTGACCGTCCTGGTCGACCGCCGCGGCCGGGTCGTGGCTCGCAACCTGCGCGGCGAAGCGCTCGCCCGGGTCGTCGATTCCTTGATCCAATTCGAGCGGTAGGAGAATTAGGAGTCCCTCTCAGGGCTCCGGGTCATCGATCCGGTGGCGAGACGCCTAGCTCTTCGAGGAGAGCCGCGGCGCCCTCCCCGGCCACTGACTCGAGCATCCACAGCATGTAGCGGACATCGGCACTGACGTTCCTGGCGATCTCCGGGTTGTAGCCGAAGTCGTTGGCGATGTTCTCCCACACCCGGTCGAAGTTCACGCCCACCAGCCGGCCCCGGCCGTCGAGCACCGGGCTGCCGGAGCTGCCGCCGGTGGTGTCGCCGGTGGCGAGGAAGCCCACCGGCACGTCCTTCAGGAAGGGCGCCGCCCAGCGACTGGCGGGAGATTCCGGCGCGGCCTCGCGCACCGATTTCGGAGCGTCGAAGGGATCCTCGCCGGTGTGCTTCTGGATCAATCCCGCGAGGGTGGTGAACGGCTCCATCCACACCGCGTCGCGCGGCGAGTAGCCCTTTACGTGGGCGAGACTGACCCGCAGGGTGCCGTTGGCGTCCGGGTCCAGCGGCCGGCCGAGGAAACGCTCCAGAGAGCGGCGCCAGGCGGGCCGCAAGCGCAACTCCGCCCCGGCGCGGCGGTTTTCCCGCTCTTCGAGTTCTTTGAGATCGCCGGTCAGGGCGAAGGCGAAGGCGAGGAGCGGGTCCGACTTCGCCCGCTCCTCAAGCGCCCCAAGGTCGAGATCGAACAGCTCCAGACGGGTCTCCAGGTCCATCAGACCGGTGTCGGCGTAGAGCGTCTCGACGGCCGCGGCGACCGAAGCGTCGTTCGTCTCGTCCCCTTTCACCAGAGCGTCGATCGAGGCGAGGCGCTGGTCCGCGGGCAGCGCCGCCGCCCGCGTCAGCCAGTCGAGCATCAAGGCCCGCTCGGTGGGCGGGTGGATGCGTTTCTGGTTGCGTTCATGGGACGTGCGGCGGCGGGGGCGATCGCGCTCTTGGTAGCCGGCTCGCCGTTCGATATCCGGCTTTTCCGCTTCCTGCGCGCCGCGCACCATTCCCAGGGTCAGGGCGAAGGCGAGGGGGCCGCTGCGCACCTGGCCGAGGAGAAAGTCCCTCTGCCAGCCGGCGGCCTGGTTGGCCTCCGCCGCTTCGGTGAGGGCGCCGAGGGCCGCTAGGCCCTCCTGCTCTTCGGTGCGACTTTCCGCCCAGGCGGTGTACCTCTCTTCGAGGGATCGCTTCTTGTCGAGGATCTGGCCGCGCTCCAGGCCGGCCACCTGACCGCGGCCGTTCTTCTCGGCGTTCTCCAGGCTCTTGATGCGATCCGCCAGGGCGATACGGGCCTCCTCGCCCTCCTCCGAGGCGGCCTTCATCAGGGCGATGCGGTCGCGGAAAAGGGCGCTCCGGCGCGGGAAGTAGAGGGTCCCGGTCTCCTCCATCTCCGCCGCCACCTGCGAGCGGAAGGTGCGGCCGGGATAGCCCACCACCATCACGAAGTCGTCCCGAGCGAGATCGCCCGGTGCCACCTCCAGCGAACGACGGGGACGATAAGGCACGTTGCTGGCCGCCTTCTCCGCCGGTGCGTTGTTCTCGCCGGCATAGATCCGCACCAGGGCGAAGTCGCCCGCGTGGCGCGGCCAGGACCAGTTGTCCACTTCGCCGCCGAATTCCCCCACCCAGCGCGGCGGTGCGTAGACCAGCCGCGCGTCGCGCAATTCGATGGCCTCGATCCGCACGATCCGCACGCCGCCGTCGTAGGTGGCGACGCGGCAGCGGCGGAAGTTCTCGGTCTCGCACTCGGCGACCAATTCCTTGCGCCGCCGCTCCACCGCCTCGAAGCGCTCACCGTCGTCGGCTCCGGCGGGCACCGCCGCCATCACCGCCTCGGTCACGTCCTCGAAGCGCACCGGCACCTGTGCCCGCATCCCCGTCGCCGGCAGCTCGTCGGACCGGTCCACCGCCAGGAAGCCCTGATCGATCAGGTCTCGCTCCGGCGTCGAATGCTCCTGGAGGATGGAGAAAATGCAGTGGTGGTTGGTGATCAACAGTCCTTCGTCGGAGACGAAGCCGGCGCTACAGCCGTTGATCTGGACGATCGCTTCGAGCAATCCCCCACCCGCCGCCTTCCACAACTCCTGTGGCGCGATCTCCAGGCCCAGTTCGGCGAGCCAAGCGGGGTCGTGGGCCAGGATCTGCTCCGGCGTCCACTTGCCCTCGACGGCGGAAAGGGGCGCGGCGGAGACCGCGAAAACGAGAATGACGGCGAGGAAAACGGCGGTGGACGTTCGCTGGGGTGCTTGCATTCCTCGATCATACCGTCCCTCACGGTAGAAACCGCCGTGCTGGGACCGCGGCCGGCGGCCAACAGATCGAGCCTCGACGGGGCCGCCTGCCGATCGAATTGAGGCGGTAGACTCTCCGGTGTATGGCATCCCAAGAGCCGGTTTTTTCGCTCGAAGAGTTCGCCAAGGAACTCGCCCTCGGTTGGCGCAAGCTGGTGTTCTATCCGGCCGGCCATCCGGAGCGGCAGGGTGCCCTGGAGCCGGCGTTGGGCCAGCTCCGCGGCTTGCTGGCGCCGGCCGGAGAAATTCGCCTGGGGGTGGCGCGAGACACTCTGATGGCCGGACCGGACGTGATCGGCGGGGTCGGCGTCGAGAAGCTCGCCGACGCCCTCTACGTGCGCAATGTCGCTTTCCTGATCTTCAAGGAAGGGGTGGCGCTGAGCGACCTCCTGACGCTCCTCCAGTTGCTGAGCGATGATCCGCCCGAGGACGGCCAGCGGATCGATTTTGGGCAGGAACTCCAGCGTCGGGGATTGACTACCATCGGCGCCGAGGCGGTGGACTACTCCGAACTGCTGACGGTTGAAGACTTGGCCGGAAGTGACCGCGCCTATTCCCTGTGGAACCGGATCCTCTCCGGCGAGCTCGGCGAGGAGGTCGGCGACGGAACCATGGAAGCGGTGATGCTGCTGGTGCGCCGCCTGCTTCCCTCCGGCCTGGAGGAGTCCGGTGCCGCCGGTACCGTCGCCTTGCCGGAAGAGGCTAGGAAGCTCACCGCGCGGCTGGCCGAATCGATCGGACAGCACCTCCGGCAGGCTTCAGACCAGGCCGCCTCGCGGCTCCTGGTGCGGCAGGTTCTGGAACTGCTCGACGCCCTGCCGTCGGTGGTTCGCATCCCGGTACTGGAGGCGGCGTTGAGCCGTTTGGCCTCTCCAGAGGGCGACGAGATGGCCTTGGAGACCCTGTTCGAAGCGACCGCGGCGCCGGATCTGATCGCCGCCATTCGCTCGATGCGGGAGAGCGGCAGCGGCTTCTCAGCTCACTTGATGGGTTTGATCGAGGGCTTGGTGGTGGCGGCTCCAGCGCTCAATCGCCCGTCCGGACCGGCCGGCGGCGAATCCGAGGCGACGGCGCTGGTCGATCTGCTGCGCCAGGATCTCGATCAGGCGGGCGCCGGCGACGAGCAGGATGAAGGGGAATTCGCGGTGCGCCTGCCGGTGGTGGACCCTCGCCTGGAAGTGCCGGCGGATTTCGATGCTTCCCTCGACACCCTGCAGCCGGGGGCGTTGCGCCAAAGTCTGCTGCGCACCATCCTCGTCCTGCTGCAAGATCCTTTTCTGGACGACGAGGGCGCCGACCAGCTCTTTACCCGGCTGGAAGAGGTCTTTGGATCCCTGGTCAGCAGCGGGCGGATCGCGGCGGCGACAGCGCTGGTGCAGCAGGTGCGAAGCCTGACGGATCCCGACGGCGGCCAAGGTGCAGGAGTGTCCCAGGCGGCCGCCCGCTGCCTACATCGGCTTGCCGGACCGCGCACCGTCGAATGGCTCCTCGATGCCCTGCGTTCCACCGGACCGGAAGCGGCGGATCCGTTGGTCGAAGCCCTTGGCCTCGGCCTGCTCGAGCAGCTTATCGAGGCCTTGAACGAGACGAAGGACCGCGCCGACCGGCGCCTGCTGCTGGCGGTGCTGCAACGTTTCTCGGCCTATGTCGCGCCCCTCGCCGCCCAACGCCTGCAGGATCCCCGTTGGTTCGTCGTGCGCAACATGCTGACCCTGCTGGCGCAGGTCGACGATCCCGGGGCGCTCGCCTGGATCCACCACTGCGCCGACCACGAGGACTCGCGGGTTCGCCTGGAGGCGATCAAGAGCCTGCTGCGCCGCGATCCGGACCTGCCGTCGGCGCGCATCGCATCCGCCCTGAACGACCCGGACGAGCGCATTCGGATGCGTATGGCGCACGGCGTCGGCGCCTTTCAGCGTGGGCAAGCGGTTGGGCCGCTGCTCGCCCTGCTTGCGAGCCGCGGTCCCCTCGCCCGGGACCGGCCGCTGCGGGTGCAGGCGCTCACCAGCCTCGGCCACATCGGGGATCCCGCCGCCCTTCCCCAACTCGCTCGCTTCTTCGGGGGTCTCGGACTGGTTCCGCTGGAGGAGCGCCGTGCCGCCTATGCCTCCCTCGCCGGCTACCCGCCGGCGGCGCGGCAGATGTGGGTCCAGAAGGGCCTCAAGGTGCGCGACCACGAGATCCGCAGGGTGTGCCAGAGGCTCGCCCGCGAAGGAGGCCCATGACCGACACCGGCAACCTGGCTCCTGCCGAGGCGGCGGGCGCCACCCGCGGCTTCTTGATGGGGCTGTCTCACGCCGCTTCCACCTTCGGCCTGTACCCGGCCGAACACCCGCGGGCACGACAGGCCTTAGGCAAGCTCCAAGAGGCCTTCGCCGTGGCCCTCACGGCGCGGCAGACCGAAGAGGTGACGTTGCTGCTGGTGGATGACGACCTGGCGGTCGATCACGAACCCTGGCAGCGCGGCAGCGTCTACGCTGCCGCGCTGCGCAAGGCGATGACCCGTGCCCGGGTCGAGCGGCTGACCCTGCAACTGGGGGTGACCGGCGAAGAGCTGGCGGACCTGCTCCAGGCCCTCGCCGGCGCCTACCCGGCGACCTCCGGGGAACACATTCAGATCGGTCGGCTGGCGATCGGCGATTCGTCGGACGATGGCTTCGGAGCCGGCCTCGAAGGCCGCATTGACGCGCTGCGCGACGGTTTGGATCTGCTGGCCGAGGATCTCACCAAGGGTTTCGCTCAGCTCGAACGCACCCTCTGGCAGGTGCTCGAAACGACCGCCCAGCAGGACCGCACCTTCGCCCTGCTGGCGGGTTTCCGGGAGGATGGGCAGAACGAGCGCCTATGGCGCCATTCGATCAATGTCGGATTGCTGGCGATTCACCACGGCCGCGCCCTCGGCCTGGCCGGCGAGGCGCTCCACGGCCTGGGCGTGGGGGCCCTGCTGCACGACATCGGATACCTGGACTTCGAGGGCCGGATGCCGTCGCCGGCGCTGCGCCGGCGCCACCCGGAGTTGGGAGCGAGGCGCCTGGCGGCGATCGAAGGGATGGCGGAGGTGCCGATTTTGGTGGCCTTCGAACATCACCTGGCGTGGGACGGACGCGGTGGCTATCCGGAATCCGCCGCCCGCCGGCCGGGGCTGGCGGCCCAGATTACCGCCGTGGCGGACTGTTGGGACATGGTGCTTCAGGCGGGGGCGACGCTGCCCTATCCGGCGCGTCACGACCTCGCCGTAGCCGAACTCCAGCGGCGCGCCGGGGCGATGCTCGACCCCTTCCTGGTGGCGAGTTTCGTCGAGCGGACCTCGGCTACGGAATGAGCAGCGATGCGATGGCGTCAAGGCGCGGGTTGCCGAGGTTCAGGTCCGCCCCCTTTGCCACCCCTTCGACCGTCGCGTCCCCCTTTGACTGCCACAGGTGCCATTGCTCCCAGCCCTTCGGCAGTACCGGCGCCGCCACGTCGTACTCGGCGATCCACAGCGGGTAGTCGCCGAAATCGGCGGTTAGGTGCCGGTTCCAGAAGTGCGGTGAGGTGTAGATCATGGGCTTCACCCCGACGCGCTTTTCGATGTGATCGAGAAAGGTCCGAAGTCGTTCGGCCAGGCCCGGCGGGGTGTTGTGGCCGATCAACTCGACATCGACCACCGGCACCAGATCCCCGGAGGAGAAAGGGACGGTGCGGAGAAAAAACTCCGCCTGTTCGACAGGATCGTCTTCGGTGACATAAAAGTGGTAGGCGCCGCGCCGCAGACCGACCTTCCGAATCGCCGGCCAGTGGCCCTGGAAGGCCGAGTCCTCGAGGTCCACCCCTTCCGTCGCCTTGACCACTGCGAAGGTGAAGCCCTGATCGGCGATCACCTGCCAGTCGACGGCTCCGCTGTGCCGAGAGACGTCCACTCCGTGATGGATCGCCACGACCGCCGCTGGCCCTGCCTCAGCGAGAGCGGCAGCCAGGGAATCGCCCGCCGCCGGGTGAGGCGCCGCCGAGTCTTCCGAAGAGGCGGCGATCGGTGTCAACCCGGCGGTCGCTTCGCCCTGAATTCCCGTCGGACCCGGCCCGCCGACGACCCAGCCGACCGCCATCGTCAGCAGCAGTAGGCTACGGGTGCTCTCAATAGCGATTCTCACCTTTTACCTCGACAATTCCGGCGACGTCAGTCTTGGCAGCGAACGATCACTTCTTGCGCGACTGTACCGCCTGTGCCAGCAGAAACTATCGCCCCGTTTGCCAGGCCGCGAGGCGAGCCGCCTCGACTTGCAGCGGGAAGAGCGTCTGGAGCAACAGATCCGTTCGCTGGCTCCAACTCCCAAAGTCGGTGCTGTCCCATACTTCGCCGCCGGCCGGCTGCCAGCCGCGGTCCCGCAGAAAATCCCAGATCCGCTTCGAAGAGGCCCGGAGATCCATCTCTTCGTGGGGGCTATCGAGGTCCCAGCGGCCCCATTCCAAGTAGATGTCCAAGGGAACCGTTGCCGCCGTGGCCTCCCCGACCGTGCCTTCGAAACGCTCGGTCCCGGTTTCGAGCATGAAGACGCTCTGCATGGCGAGCTTGCCGAAGACGTCCGGGTTGCCGAAGGTGAGGGTGGCGGCGGCCTGTGAGTTCCAGCCCATGCCGACGTTCGCCCGCCCCTCCCGGTCCGCGATGGTGCGGTATTGCCCGTCGATCTGAGGGACGATCTGTTCAACGAACAGGGCGCCGAATCCGCGCATCCGCGGCGGTTGCGGCATCACGGCGATGAGCGGCGCCACGGACTTTCCCACCTCGCGGTCGAGGGTCTCCCGCCAACCGCCGAGGTCCATCGCCGCCCGGTGATGGATGTAGGCCACCGGGTAGCGATCCGTTGAGGCGTCGTAGCCCGTCGGCAACCATACCTGGACCGGCACCTGCACCGGTTCCGGGGCCTCTCCGTCGTCCGGCGTCGGGGGTTGGACGGTCAGCTCGATCGTCTCGAGCCGGCCCTTGGCCGGCCCTTGAGAAGCGTCGGCTGCTTTCTCGAGGCCAGGCCACTGGCTCATGGCGAACCAGGACATCGGCATCGGCTCGCCGCGGTTCCAATTCATGTCCGGGCCCAACAGGGTTGAAGGCGTGGTGCGCGGCTGGCGCGGATCGGTGATCGGCTCGTAGTTCACGTAGAGGACATAGCGAATGCGCGCCTGGAGCGGAAGCCGGGTCGTCCACCACCAGAGGTCCGTGCCCGCGGCGCGATGCATCGGCTCCTCGCGTCGCATACCGATCATGTCGCCGGCAATGGCCACGTCCTCCGCTTCGCCGTGCCACAGGAAGGTCACCGTCTCGCCGTCGACCAGCGGCAATTCCCGCTCGCCGAGGAAGGTCTCGTAGGCTCTGCCGGGATCCTCCGCCTCGGCGAGCTGGACGAGCAGCGGCTGCAACATCGCCGGTGGGTCGACGGCTCTCCCTCCGGTCGATACGCGCTCTCGCCGCACCAGGTCCACCCGCGCCAGCTCTCCCAGGCTGCGCACGAAGACGGCGCCGTCGGCGAAGCTCGGTGGTGTCCAGGCCAGATCCTCGAACAAGTCGATTTCCGCGCCTCCGCGCCAGCCCTCCGGTGAGGCCTTGCCGAGATGCAGGCTGCCGGTCTTGGTCAACACCGCGAGGTGGTCTTCCACCGCAATCAGAAAACCGTCGCCGGGTTCGCGAGAACGCCACAGGAGGTCGCCGCTCGC is drawn from Acidobacteriota bacterium and contains these coding sequences:
- a CDS encoding HEAT repeat domain-containing protein, with protein sequence MASQEPVFSLEEFAKELALGWRKLVFYPAGHPERQGALEPALGQLRGLLAPAGEIRLGVARDTLMAGPDVIGGVGVEKLADALYVRNVAFLIFKEGVALSDLLTLLQLLSDDPPEDGQRIDFGQELQRRGLTTIGAEAVDYSELLTVEDLAGSDRAYSLWNRILSGELGEEVGDGTMEAVMLLVRRLLPSGLEESGAAGTVALPEEARKLTARLAESIGQHLRQASDQAASRLLVRQVLELLDALPSVVRIPVLEAALSRLASPEGDEMALETLFEATAAPDLIAAIRSMRESGSGFSAHLMGLIEGLVVAAPALNRPSGPAGGESEATALVDLLRQDLDQAGAGDEQDEGEFAVRLPVVDPRLEVPADFDASLDTLQPGALRQSLLRTILVLLQDPFLDDEGADQLFTRLEEVFGSLVSSGRIAAATALVQQVRSLTDPDGGQGAGVSQAAARCLHRLAGPRTVEWLLDALRSTGPEAADPLVEALGLGLLEQLIEALNETKDRADRRLLLAVLQRFSAYVAPLAAQRLQDPRWFVVRNMLTLLAQVDDPGALAWIHHCADHEDSRVRLEAIKSLLRRDPDLPSARIASALNDPDERIRMRMAHGVGAFQRGQAVGPLLALLASRGPLARDRPLRVQALTSLGHIGDPAALPQLARFFGGLGLVPLEERRAAYASLAGYPPAARQMWVQKGLKVRDHEIRRVCQRLAREGGP
- a CDS encoding TonB-dependent receptor, which codes for MKWLTYILSILSLLALPCVAHGQCAFEATVVDGDREPVPGAIVHLLGDGQQLTADGSGRVCAQDVSIGRQTLLVVADGFSVLDALVTKRDEPLLMTLQLTPAFGEELVVTGTRTAKRLADTPVHVQQIDREAIERSASRTLADAIELTPGVRIESNCQNCNFSQVRMLGLEGPYSQILVDGQPTVSSLALVYGVEQFPASALESIEVVKGGGAAIYGAGAVGGVINLIPHSPLDTHLTVEGRSLRTGGEAGYSFSAIGDYSPRGKRTGISLIAQRDQVDPADRDGDGFSEVTSRELTTLGLRAEHYLFADQARVSGEFNWTEANRRGGDLLRFGLRPDETALTEAIDTERLGLSIGLLHTVSSRFDYRMAASFADTSRDSYYGAGFDPNAYGTTENPLWITDSQANLYHPRGTYSFGASFSRDETDDRQPGYDRILRETHTNLGVFLQDDRTIGDKVTVVYGVRADDHSALPDPVVLPRVAAMIAPRDDVTVRFSFAQGFRAPVTFDEDLHIELAGGAARVIRQGEGLVEERSNAFLGSLEWRPTFGRKGSASIELAAFRTDLDDLFDVIDADDPATEQREFLRVNAEGATVEGMELTVALRWGSNLALQAGYATQSSRFDVPEPDFGSREFFRSPDHYGTFSLQTGLPAAIDLFFAARYTGEMVAPHYAGFIDEDRLERTPSFLELDVNLSRDFEIAGRTLTLTAGAKNLTDEYQEDLDRGPDRDSNYVYGPRLPRTYQVGLRWKL
- a CDS encoding TlpA disulfide reductase family protein, with translation MEALTHAVVLAVAGLLGTPAAMGASEATDPSIWQAEEWTDLEGYSWTASELEGRVVLLDFWATWCPPCLAELPQLRALHEDRQDDGLLIVGIALDAIDRRGLRSFLLRHGIEWPQVHRPDGLRSEVARRFGVDALPVTVLVDRRGRVVARNLRGEALARVVDSLIQFER
- the dnaB gene encoding replicative DNA helicase, translated to MLDTMQAPKSLPHSEESERAVLAAVLIDPRILPTISGRLRAEDFYFERNQFIFQAMVDLTDEQTTVDLRTLQARLEQRAELERVGGLAYLSSLDLDLPDLGRTETYVEIVKERSIRRRLIQASGEIIRDCLDGGLEAREALGKAEQAVLGLGEEAIQRGFASIGEIFHQTLEDLEERPGSTLIGLPTGFVDLDRITHGLNRGNLIIIAGRPGMGKTSFALNVAQHVAVRERRGVAVFSLEMSQQELALRVLCSLADVAFSSLRRGHLSQNQWSRIIKTVRETGGAPLYIDDSPNPSLLELSSKARRLKAEKGLDLVILDYLQLMQAGGRYENRNLEIAAISRGMKQLAKELEIPVIALSQLSRQPERRGGDHRPQLADLRESGSIEQDADIVAFVYRDEVYNPEDEEVKGLAELIISKHRNGETGVVEMVFQGETTTFHNMDRHGFDSQVPPP
- a CDS encoding S46 family peptidase; this encodes MQAPQRTSTAVFLAVILVFAVSAAPLSAVEGKWTPEQILAHDPAWLAELGLEIAPQELWKAAGGGLLEAIVQINGCSAGFVSDEGLLITNHHCIFSILQEHSTPERDLIDQGFLAVDRSDELPATGMRAQVPVRFEDVTEAVMAAVPAGADDGERFEAVERRRKELVAECETENFRRCRVATYDGGVRIVRIEAIELRDARLVYAPPRWVGEFGGEVDNWSWPRHAGDFALVRIYAGENNAPAEKAASNVPYRPRRSLEVAPGDLARDDFVMVVGYPGRTFRSQVAAEMEETGTLYFPRRSALFRDRIALMKAASEEGEEARIALADRIKSLENAEKNGRGQVAGLERGQILDKKRSLEERYTAWAESRTEEQEGLAALGALTEAAEANQAAGWQRDFLLGQVRSGPLAFALTLGMVRGAQEAEKPDIERRAGYQERDRPRRRTSHERNQKRIHPPTERALMLDWLTRAAALPADQRLASIDALVKGDETNDASVAAAVETLYADTGLMDLETRLELFDLDLGALEERAKSDPLLAFAFALTGDLKELEERENRRAGAELRLRPAWRRSLERFLGRPLDPDANGTLRVSLAHVKGYSPRDAVWMEPFTTLAGLIQKHTGEDPFDAPKSVREAAPESPASRWAAPFLKDVPVGFLATGDTTGGSSGSPVLDGRGRLVGVNFDRVWENIANDFGYNPEIARNVSADVRYMLWMLESVAGEGAAALLEELGVSPPDR